DNA sequence from the Acidobacteriota bacterium genome:
GCGTGCAGTTGAAGACGCCGCGCAGGTTGGCCCCGAGGATGTCGTCCCAAACTTCGTCGGTGACGCCTTCCAGGTCGTCGTGGGCGATGAAGTGGGTCATCCCCGCGTTGTTGACGAGGATGTGGAGCGCACCGAACGCGTCCACCGCCGATTCGATAAGCCCACGGCAGTCGGCGTCCTTCCGCATGTCGGCCTGGACCGCAATGGCCTTGCCGCCACCCTCCCGAATGCCTTCGACGATGCGGTCCGCGGCTTCCGCGCCGCTGTGGTAGTTGACGACCACCGACGCGCCCAGGCTCGCCAGCAGTTCGGCCGTCGCCTCGCCGACGCCCGAGGACGAGCCGGTGACAACGGCGACCTTGCCTTCGATCTCCACGGGCCCGGCGCCCTTGCGGCCTAGCGGCCCTTCCAGTTCGGCGGCCGTTTCTCGGCGAACGCCCTCGGACCCTCGATCAGGTCCTCCGACTGGTTCATCTGCGCCGTCCACGGGAAGATCGAACCCGCCGCCTGCTCAAGCGCCATCCCGAGGCCCTTGTTCGCGGCCTCCTTGCTGGCGCGCACCGACAGCGGCGCGCACTCCAGGATCTGCGCCGCCCAGGCCCGGGCCCGGTCGAGCAGCTCGTCGTGGGCGCAGACCTCGTTGACGATCCCAAGCTCCTTCGCCTCCTGCGGCCTGATGTGGCGGCCTGTCAGCAGCATGCCCATCGCCTGGTGGTAGGGAATCTGCCGCGGCAACCGGTGCACTCCCAGTGCACCGGCCATCAGGCCGACCCGGGGTTCGGGCAGGCCGAAGGTCGCCTTCTCCGACGCGATGATGATGTCGCAGGCCAGTACCAGTTCGAACCCGCCGCCCAGCGCGAAGCCGTTGACCGCCGCGATCATCGGCTTGTGCAGGTCGAAACGCGCCGTGATGCCACCGAAACCGCCGCGCACGCCCTTCATCCCGGCACGCACCGTCTTGCTGCCGTGCTCGGCCTGGTACTTCAGGTCGTTGCCGGCCGAGAACGCCCGGTCGCCGGCGCCGGTGAGGATCGCCACCCAGGCATCGTCATCGGCGGCGAAGTCGTTGAACACCGAGTCGAGCTCCTGACTCGTCGGCGGGTGGATCGCGTTCATGCGCTCCGGTCGGTTGAGGGTCACCTCCCAGACGTGATCGTTCTTCTCGACCTGGAGAAACTCGTAGCTCACTTGCCTGCTCCTGTTCGCTTGGGGGCCGTTTGTGGCCGTTTCATGGAAGGGCGCGAGAGTAGCAGCAGCCCGGCCGACCCTGCCGCCTACTTGCTAGCGTTCCACCCGACATGGCACTCCTACCGCTACCCGCCGGCCCCGGCACGGACAGCGATCCGTACCGGAGCGGCGACTGGTCATACAACCCCGACCCGAACCGGGTCGCGGCCGCGGCCGCCGAATGGCGAAGTCGCCATCACGTCACGCCCGCAGCCGTGGACGGGACGCGCCGCATCCTCCTGCTGGTCGACGAGCAGCGGGACTTCTGTCTGCCCGAGGGCGCACTCTACGTCGGCGGCCGCTCGGGACGCGGCGCGATCGCAGACACCGACCGCGTGGTCCGCTTCGTCTACCGCAACCTCGGCAACCTGACCGAGATCGCCTCCAGCCTCGACAGCCACACACCGCAACAGATCTTCTTCTCTTCGTTCTGGGTCGATGGCTCGGGCAAGCGGCTCGACGGCTACCGCGAAGTGCTCGCTTCGGAGATCGAGGCAGGCGAGGCGGTTCCCGACCCCGCCCTCGCCGGCTGGTTCGGCGACGGCACCGCAGAGTGGCTCAGGCGCCAGGCCCTGGACTACTGCCGGCGGCTTGAGGAGACCGGCCGCTACCGGCTCTACCTGTGGCCGCCGCACTGTTTCCTCGGCAGCGAGGGTCACGGCCTGGTCGGCGCGGTGCAGGAAGCCAGGCTGTTCTTCAGCTACGCGCGCGGCGCTGAGACGCCGATATTGATCAAGGGCACGAATCCCCTCACCGAGTTCTACTCCGTGCTCTCGCCGGAGGTCCTGGTCC
Encoded proteins:
- a CDS encoding enoyl-CoA hydratase-related protein, which encodes MSYEFLQVEKNDHVWEVTLNRPERMNAIHPPTSQELDSVFNDFAADDDAWVAILTGAGDRAFSAGNDLKYQAEHGSKTVRAGMKGVRGGFGGITARFDLHKPMIAAVNGFALGGGFELVLACDIIIASEKATFGLPEPRVGLMAGALGVHRLPRQIPYHQAMGMLLTGRHIRPQEAKELGIVNEVCAHDELLDRARAWAAQILECAPLSVRASKEAANKGLGMALEQAAGSIFPWTAQMNQSEDLIEGPRAFAEKRPPNWKGR
- a CDS encoding nicotinamidase; translated protein: MALLPLPAGPGTDSDPYRSGDWSYNPDPNRVAAAAAEWRSRHHVTPAAVDGTRRILLLVDEQRDFCLPEGALYVGGRSGRGAIADTDRVVRFVYRNLGNLTEIASSLDSHTPQQIFFSSFWVDGSGKRLDGYREVLASEIEAGEAVPDPALAGWFGDGTAEWLRRQALDYCRRLEETGRYRLYLWPPHCFLGSEGHGLVGAVQEARLFFSYARGAETPILIKGTNPLTEFYSVLSPEVLVRHDGKTLDQRSETLIDWLLDADAIIVAGQAASHCVRHTVDDLLAEMRSRGVPESRLHVLADCMSAVAVPDPAKPGEFLADFTPEVEAALQGWREAGVHIASSEDDASDWG